The following coding sequences are from one Lolium rigidum isolate FL_2022 chromosome 6, APGP_CSIRO_Lrig_0.1, whole genome shotgun sequence window:
- the LOC124664344 gene encoding taxadiene 5-alpha hydroxylase-like has translation MDYLLTVVALLVTASSICIHLLITRAKKPCPAKLPPGSLGLPVIGQTFGFLCAIRANSVEEWIRDRINRYGPVSKASLFGTPTVLLAGPAANKLVFFSSLMPMLPRSVQRIVGERNVVSHHGDNQVRIRGALLEFLEPGILKMYVGRIDAIVRRHLDENWSGGRTTVTVLPLMKRLTFDILCALLFGLEMGAVRDALSDELERMFDGRRSLGAGRRCRQLLHRITRENKAKLGASPNNDLISQLLSMTDDHGEQLLTNEEIVDSSVGTLIAGHDTTSTLMTFMVRQLANDPATLSAMVQEHEEIAKNKADGEALAWEDLSKMKLTWRVAQETLRIVPPVFGSFRIAIEDIKLDGYCIPKGWQVLWAASLTQMDPSIFHEPAKFDPSRFESQSSARPPCSFVAFGSGRRICPGIEFAKVETLVTMHYLVRQFRWKLCCKENTFIRTPLPVPLHGLPIELEHKPSLSPFKCDQTLTSGPSATASCSSAAGCSCGSPETRTRPGSEEDVASGLHKVYSVGLFEGARYLADCLEMASENRYRFSFSIPAFAVIPNEQLYGL, from the exons ATGGATTATTTGCTCACAGTCGTAGCACTGCTTGTCACAGCCTCGTCCATATGCATCCACCTCCTAATAACCAGAGCAAAGAAACCATGTCCGGCCAAGTTGCCCCCGGGCTCCCTTGGTCTGCCGGTGATTGGACAGACCTTCGGCTTCCTCTGCGCCATCCGCGCCAACAGCGTTGAGGAGTGGATTCGGGACCGGATCAACCGATACGGGCCGGTTTCGAAGGCGTCGCTGTTCGGCACGCCGACAGTTCTTCTGGCGGGCCCGGCGGCCAACAAGTTGGtcttcttcagcagcttgatgcCGATGCTGCCCCGGTCCGTCCAGCGTATTGTCGGGGAGCGGAACGTCGTCAGCCACCACGGCGACAATCAGGTGCGCATCCGTGGGGCGCTATTGGAGTTCCTCGAGCCCGGCATTCTCAAGATGTACGTTGGGAGGATCGACGCCATCGTGAGGCGGCACCTAGATGAGAACTGGTCCGGCGGCCGCACGACCGTCACGGTGCTGCCACTGATGAAGCGGCTGACGTTCGACATCCTCTGTGCTCTACTCTTTGGCCTTGAGATGGGCGCCGTGCGGGACGCCCTCTCAGATGAACTGGAGCGCATGTTCGACGGCAGGCGAAGCCTCGGCGCCGGGCGAAGGTGTCGACAGCTGCTCCACCGGATCACGCGAGAGAACAAGGCTAAGCTGGGGGCCTCGCCGAACAACGACCTCATTAGCCAACTGCTCAGCATGACAGACGACCATGGCGAGCAGCTGTTGACCAATGAGGAGATCGTCGACAGCAGCGTGGGCACCCTCATTGCCGGCCATGACACCACGTCCACACTCATGACTTTCATGGTCCGGCAACTCGCCAATGATCCGGCCACCCTCTCCGCTATGGTGCAAG AGCATGAAGAGATTGCAAAGAACAAGGCTGACGGGGAGGCTCTGGCATGGGAAGATCTGTCGAAGATGAAGCTCACATGGCGAGTTGCACAGGAGACACTTCGCATCGTCCCTCCAGTCTTTGGCAGCTTCAGAATAGCAATCGAGGACATCAAGTTAGACGGCTACTGCATCCCAAAAGGATGGCAG GTGCTTTGGGCAGCCAGCCTGACGCAAATGGACCCTAGTATCTTCCACGAGCCGGCTAAGTTCGACCCCTCCCGGTTCGAGAGCCAGTCATCGGCGAGGCCACCATGCTCTTTCGTTGCATTTGGTAGCGGCCGCAGAATATGCCCCGGGATAGAGTTTGCCAAGGTTGAAACATTGGTGACAATGCACTACCTGGTGCGACAGTTCAGATGGAAGCTCTGCTGCAAGGAGAACACCTTCATCAGGACCCCCTTGCCGGTCCCCCTGCATGGTCTGCcaatagaactagagcacaagccCTCCCTTAGTCCCTTTAAATGCGACCAGACCTT AACGTCGGGGCCCAGCGCGACCGCCTCCTGCAGCTCCGCCGCCGGCTGCAGCTGCGGATCCCCGGAGACGAGGACGCGGCCGGGATCCGAGGAGGATGTCGCCTCCGGCCTCCACAAGGTCTACTCCGTGGGTCTCTTCGAAGGCGCCCGCTACCTCGCGGACTGCCTCGAGATGGCTTCCGAGAACCGCTACCGCTTCTCCTTCAGCATTCCCGCCTTCGCCGTCATCCCCAACGAGCAGCTCTACggcctgtga